TGCCACAAAGCATGAATTGTTTCCGTTGTATTCCATGATATTTATTATTGCATTACGGATTTCTTTTCTAAAAGGTTTTGCCGCACTGTCAGGAGTTTCATCCTGCCATTACACTAATCGTCAAGTGAAGTGACTTGCTTGACGCATTATGGGAAATACCTGTAAATCTCTTTTCTGTTCAGACAGCGAACAAAGAACACCGTATTGTTCTCAATAGTTAGCCCGATTCGATATTCACCCACTCTGATGCAATAGAAGTTACTTCCACCCTTTAACTTTTTAAAATTAGATATGTCTTGCATGCTTTGTGCCTTCTCAACAGATTCAATGACTTCTTTGATTCGATTCAATAAGTTCTTATTTTTCATGTTGCGGAGGTCTTTAGAAAAGCTGGTTCTAAATTAAACATTCATGTCTTACCTTCAAGAAGTTTAAAAATTTCTTCTCGTTGGACTAATTCCATACTTTTACCTTCCTCAATAGCATGAGCAAGCGCCACATCCTCAATCGCTTCTTCAATTGCATCATGAAGCAAATCATGCCGTTCTTCAAGGACTTCGACTAAAGCAGTCTTGATTAGGTTCTTAAGTTGTTCCTGGTTTATTGATATTTCCATAATATCGTCCTTCCTGCTTATAAAAATAAAACACACTCAATGAGATTTGCTAAACTTGCTTATCACCAAACATGAATTATTTCCATCATAATCCATGGTATTTATCAACGCATTGTGTATTTCTTTTCTAAAGGGTTTTTCAAGGATAAGACTTAAGTTGATTTCCTGATCTTTGTTGCTATGATTGATGATGTGGGGTATTTGACTTGTGTTGATGGACATGACCGTTGAAATGAACTGTGCTGCGCCTGAAGCGCCGTAAGACTCCCCCACATTCGATTTGATTGCGGATATGGGGATTTGACTGCTCCCTGTGCCAAAATAAGATTGGATTGCCTTCGCTTCGACTGCATCCTGCATCTTGCATCCGTTTGCATTTGCACTGATGAGATCAACCTCTTCTTTCTTTACACCAGCGTCTTCCAATGCATCATGCATGGCCTTTTCGGCGCGACGCACCCTTGCATCTGACGGATGGCTTTTACCGCCCACGAAGGTATTCCCAAAGCCCTTTACCTCCGCATAGATATGGGCTCCCCTGTCCATGGCGTGCTGAAGCTCTTCAAGGATAACCACGTAACTGCCTTCTGACATGACAAAGCCATTTCTTGCCTTATCAAAGGGTAAACTCGCCTCTCTTGTGCCGTCAAGTCCGGACAGAAGGCCGCGCAGGTAAAATATAAGATACAAATCAATGGAAATCTGCTCTACCCCCCCTGCCACGATTATCTTTGCCATATCCCGCTGAATCATCTTAGACGCATCCGCTATGGCATCGGTACTGGACGTAAAACCAGCAGATATGGTGCGTGCAAGTCCCTTCATCTTGAAGATGACAGATACGTAATTGATGGAAGAATTTAATGCGACGTC
The genomic region above belongs to Candidatus Brocadia sp. and contains:
- a CDS encoding beta-ketoacyl-[acyl-carrier-protein] synthase family protein, with amino-acid sequence MKKRVVITGFGVVSPLGCGKEAFWNNLIAGKSGIVPMSSFDVSPYKCKLGGEINDLKPEIYLGSKGLKYLNKGTRFLASAAKMALDDAKIPQDGSLSNQMGMVIGSSLGNFSETTDYFYEIIRNNPSELSPMLSYDVALNSSINYVSVIFKMKGLARTISAGFTSSTDAIADASKMIQRDMAKIIVAGGVEQISIDLYLIFYLRGLLSGLDGTREASLPFDKARNGFVMSEGSYVVILEELQHAMDRGAHIYAEVKGFGNTFVGGKSHPSDARVRRAEKAMHDALEDAGVKKEEVDLISANANGCKMQDAVEAKAIQSYFGTGSSQIPISAIKSNVGESYGASGAAQFISTVMSINTSQIPHIINHSNKDQEINLSLILEKPFRKEIHNALINTMDYDGNNSCLVISKFSKSH